In Synechococcus sp. A18-25c, a single window of DNA contains:
- a CDS encoding amidohydrolase family protein, translating into MLQTSRSGALKARCPRLLLETALGNSVDVPTAAGSDGLIPVSIRWREGVIDAVDPVPEAEGLVLPRLVEPHAHLDKAFSWKDHPNPDGTFAAALAANYREHQTRTLQQVQARGERALQLAWRHGLRAIRSHIDSVGPGAACSWEALTALRQQWLDRLELQLVALVPVEHWSTRDGEQLAATVAAAGGALGGFIQPPCRGRQERRGLRRLLELANQLGCPVDLHIDEASSHPAAGMRQLLRVMESMEVSVPVTCSHASSLALLRDGPLRHLSDRMARQQLQVVALPLTNGWLLGRQGDNTPLRRPLAPIRQLQTAGLRVAVGGDNVQDPWFPGGQLDPLALMAMSLPLAQLAPWDHHGLKPFTTDAAQLMGLAWDGVLRIGAPADLIHLQQGGWPELLAIPSARGVLAGGEWVQGP; encoded by the coding sequence ATGCTGCAGACATCTCGCTCCGGTGCACTGAAGGCTCGCTGCCCCCGGTTGCTTCTTGAGACCGCCCTCGGGAACTCCGTTGATGTGCCGACAGCCGCGGGATCAGATGGCCTGATTCCCGTCTCGATCCGTTGGCGAGAAGGGGTGATCGATGCGGTCGATCCTGTGCCGGAAGCCGAGGGCCTGGTGCTGCCGCGGCTGGTGGAGCCCCATGCTCACCTGGATAAAGCCTTTTCCTGGAAGGACCATCCCAACCCCGACGGCACGTTTGCGGCGGCTTTAGCGGCCAACTACCGAGAGCATCAGACGCGCACCCTCCAACAGGTGCAGGCCCGCGGCGAGCGTGCGCTTCAGTTGGCGTGGCGTCATGGTCTGAGAGCCATTCGTAGCCATATCGACAGTGTCGGGCCCGGTGCTGCCTGCAGTTGGGAGGCGCTCACCGCCCTGCGCCAGCAATGGCTTGATCGTCTGGAGCTGCAACTCGTGGCACTTGTGCCGGTGGAGCATTGGTCGACCCGCGATGGTGAGCAGCTGGCGGCCACGGTTGCTGCGGCCGGTGGTGCCCTCGGTGGTTTTATCCAGCCTCCTTGTCGAGGTCGACAAGAACGACGTGGCCTGCGACGGCTGCTGGAGCTGGCGAATCAGCTTGGGTGCCCTGTCGATCTTCATATCGATGAGGCCTCCTCACATCCGGCTGCAGGAATGCGTCAGCTTCTGCGGGTGATGGAAAGCATGGAGGTGTCGGTCCCGGTGACCTGTAGCCATGCCAGCAGCCTGGCGCTTCTGCGTGATGGCCCTCTGCGGCATCTGAGCGATCGGATGGCGCGTCAGCAGCTGCAGGTGGTCGCCCTGCCGCTCACCAATGGCTGGCTGCTCGGTCGCCAAGGCGACAACACCCCTCTGCGTCGACCGTTGGCACCGATCCGACAGCTGCAGACTGCTGGTTTGCGTGTGGCGGTCGGTGGCGACAACGTTCAGGATCCCTGGTTCCCCGGTGGGCAGCTTGATCCGTTGGCGTTGATGGCCATGAGCCTGCCCCTCGCGCAGCTCGCTCCCTGGGATCACCATGGTTTGAAGCCCTTCACGACCGATGCGGCTCAGCTGATGGGACTCGCTTGGGATGGCGTGCTGCGCATCGGTGCTCCAGCGGATCTGATCCATCTCCAGCAAGGGGGCTGGCCGGAATTGCTGGCCATTCCCAGCGCGCGGGGTGTGCTGGCTGGGGGAGAGTGGGTTCAGGGACCGTAG
- a CDS encoding DUF4359 domain-containing protein, which translates to MSSPRRRWPSATLVASALLLAGSGAALALSNPSRSDYSAFAGRQLVSLATEEICQRQVLPLVLQLWISDCPRLIADQQTVLATLADQFTRRWNLGLASVYVTEVGGQDLLPSLRLPSYRVTTLGIAGQFLMLNAYSKDGDRE; encoded by the coding sequence ATGTCTTCGCCTCGCAGGCGCTGGCCTTCCGCAACTCTCGTTGCATCAGCGCTGCTGCTGGCCGGAAGTGGTGCTGCGCTTGCCCTCTCCAACCCGAGCCGATCGGACTACAGCGCTTTTGCCGGCCGTCAGTTGGTCAGCCTGGCCACCGAAGAAATCTGCCAGAGGCAAGTGCTGCCCTTGGTGCTTCAGCTGTGGATCAGTGATTGTCCGCGTCTGATCGCTGATCAACAAACAGTCTTGGCAACTCTGGCCGATCAATTCACCCGACGTTGGAATCTCGGACTGGCCAGTGTTTATGTGACTGAGGTTGGCGGTCAGGATCTTCTCCCCAGCCTGCGCCTTCCGAGCTATCGCGTCACCACTCTGGGCATTGCCGGTCAGTTTCTGATGCTGAATGCCTACTCCAAGGATGGCGATCGCGAATGA
- a CDS encoding DUF1611 domain-containing protein — translation MLKAQDPVVLLQHGGLDSLTGKTGLAMLRYRQGPIVAVIDPAHAGERLQDVTGIARSVPVVADLAAALPYGPRVAVVGLAPSGGVLPEAMRADVLAALEAGLSLASGLHTRLDDDPVLHAAVQPGRWIWDLRREPAVLQVAQARAADLPCKRVLAVGSDMAVGKMSACLAVHEAALRAGVPSAFVGTGQAGILISGTGVPLDAVRVDYAAGAVEAAVTAAASTLPDTGLVLVEGQGSLCHPGSTATLPLLRGSQPTALLMVHRAQQTRIERVPQIPLPPLQELIALCESLAAIGRPVGGEPPPKVRALALNTARLDESEATVLSQQLSDQLGLVCRDPIRHGADGLLEALMTP, via the coding sequence ATGCTGAAGGCGCAGGATCCCGTGGTGTTGCTTCAGCACGGTGGACTCGACAGCCTCACCGGCAAAACGGGGTTGGCGATGCTGCGGTACCGGCAGGGACCGATTGTGGCGGTCATCGACCCCGCCCATGCCGGCGAACGGCTTCAAGACGTCACCGGCATTGCCCGGTCCGTGCCAGTGGTGGCGGACTTGGCTGCTGCGCTGCCCTATGGCCCCCGCGTTGCGGTGGTGGGTTTGGCTCCCTCCGGTGGGGTGCTTCCAGAGGCGATGCGTGCGGATGTGCTGGCCGCCCTTGAGGCCGGCTTGTCCCTCGCGAGTGGTCTTCACACCCGGCTAGACGATGACCCAGTGCTGCATGCAGCGGTGCAGCCTGGACGTTGGATCTGGGATCTGCGCCGGGAACCCGCGGTTCTTCAGGTGGCGCAAGCGCGCGCTGCCGATCTGCCCTGCAAGCGCGTACTGGCCGTTGGTTCGGACATGGCCGTCGGCAAGATGAGTGCCTGTTTGGCTGTGCATGAGGCGGCGCTTCGTGCCGGCGTGCCCTCAGCCTTTGTCGGCACCGGTCAGGCTGGGATCCTGATCAGTGGGACGGGCGTTCCTTTGGATGCGGTGCGCGTGGATTACGCCGCTGGGGCGGTTGAAGCTGCGGTGACGGCTGCCGCGTCGACGCTGCCTGACACCGGGCTGGTGCTCGTGGAAGGGCAAGGGTCCCTCTGCCATCCAGGCTCCACGGCCACCCTGCCGTTGCTTCGAGGCAGCCAGCCGACGGCCTTGTTGATGGTGCATCGGGCGCAGCAGACGCGCATCGAACGGGTCCCGCAGATTCCCTTGCCACCGCTGCAGGAGCTGATTGCGCTCTGTGAGTCCTTGGCTGCGATCGGCCGTCCAGTCGGCGGTGAACCCCCACCGAAAGTGCGGGCGCTGGCCCTGAACACCGCGCGTTTGGACGAATCCGAGGCCACTGTCCTCAGTCAACAGCTCAGTGATCAACTCGGATTGGTCTGCAGAGATCCGATCCGTCATGGAGCGGATGGTCTACTGGAAGCCTTGATGACCCCATGA
- a CDS encoding enolase C-terminal domain-like protein, whose amino-acid sequence MAWRLRRFPLTKAVPLAISRGATAAVERLELRLDHDGVIGRGETGGLDTGHRTYQLAGIEAELQALLPRLNALNPRDRHGFDACLRGLSPPACCAVDLALWDWWGKSLQQPIWRLCALDGSVAVATSVTLGLAPVEAVLQRLQRWWDQVPATRIKLKLGSPDGLDHDRALLVAVAQSLESRRQSTGGAVELQVDANGGWTLDQAKAMVTDLMRADVVLLEQPLAAQRDPERDAAGFAALQPHCPMPLVADESCWSLEDLLRLAPHVDGVNLKLLKTGGLSEALLMARVAQRLKLDLMVGCYSDSSLLNGAAAQLLPFIRWPDLDSHLNLVDDPYSGLQLDEDRLRVPAAPGLGIDLHEGRGC is encoded by the coding sequence ATGGCTTGGAGACTGCGTCGGTTTCCGCTCACCAAAGCGGTCCCTTTGGCCATCAGCCGGGGCGCCACCGCAGCGGTTGAACGACTGGAGCTGCGCCTCGACCATGACGGCGTCATCGGTCGGGGTGAAACAGGTGGCCTCGACACCGGCCACCGCACTTACCAGCTGGCGGGCATCGAAGCGGAGCTTCAGGCCTTGTTGCCCAGGCTCAATGCGCTCAACCCTCGCGATCGCCATGGCTTTGATGCCTGCTTGCGCGGCTTGTCGCCGCCTGCATGCTGTGCGGTGGATCTGGCCCTCTGGGACTGGTGGGGCAAGTCGTTGCAGCAACCGATCTGGCGGCTCTGTGCCCTGGATGGATCGGTGGCCGTCGCCACCAGCGTCACGTTGGGGCTGGCACCGGTTGAGGCGGTGCTGCAGCGCCTCCAGCGCTGGTGGGACCAAGTGCCTGCCACCCGCATCAAGTTGAAGCTCGGCAGTCCAGATGGGCTGGATCACGATCGCGCTCTGCTGGTCGCTGTTGCCCAGTCGCTGGAGAGCCGGCGGCAGTCAACCGGTGGGGCTGTGGAGCTTCAGGTCGATGCCAACGGTGGTTGGACGTTGGATCAAGCGAAAGCCATGGTCACTGATCTGATGCGTGCCGATGTGGTGCTGCTTGAGCAGCCGTTGGCTGCCCAACGGGACCCTGAACGTGATGCCGCGGGTTTTGCGGCCCTGCAACCGCATTGCCCCATGCCGCTGGTGGCCGATGAAAGCTGTTGGTCGCTTGAGGATTTGCTGCGCCTCGCGCCCCATGTCGATGGAGTCAATCTCAAGCTGCTGAAAACAGGAGGTTTGTCGGAAGCCTTGCTGATGGCCCGCGTGGCCCAGCGGCTCAAGCTCGATCTGATGGTGGGCTGTTATTCCGACAGTTCGCTGCTGAATGGAGCAGCGGCCCAGTTGCTGCCGTTCATTCGCTGGCCTGATCTCGACAGCCATCTGAATCTCGTTGATGATCCCTACTCGGGCCTTCAGCTCGATGAGGATCGGCTCAGGGTTCCCGCCGCCCCTGGGCTCGGCATTGATCTTCACGAGGGACGGGGATGCTGA
- the glsA gene encoding glutaminase A, with amino-acid sequence MEDVHARFRDLRDGRPADYIPELAKANPDDFGIVIATTDGRLYEVGDTAKDFTIQSISKPFAFGLALKLLSSEHMLAKVGVEPSGDAFNAISLHPVTGIPRNPMINAGAIATTALIWAHDPERAESLLLDFLSDMAGNRLSVDEDVFRSERDTGHRNRAIGYLLRNSDVITSSPEQALELYFRQCAVSVSCRDLAVMAATLACQGRNPITNVVGLDAMCNTDVLAVMGSCGMYDYTGQWLYNVGMPAKSGVGGGVMAVVPGRLGIAVYSPPLDTYGNSCRGIAVCEELSKRLELHLFNQPNRAGTVIRSSTNGQKRYSRRWRSKVDLDLLKEHGEKIKVMQVQGVLDFAAVEELLAHLEGSTTNESFVVLDLAQVLALPKVSIRLLRDALSNLQKQGIYCLACRGEHLKNFWPTKESEAEGWFESLDRALETVENRLLEQLHSTQGGERLPNNSITLLADLGEQTRSRLMELLERRHYSRNDLLCRKGDAGSELFLVETGLISAGINSSKASKRIRFATFSSGVCIGEIAFLNNLPRTADLVADEDSTCLVLHRDTFEQLQHEEPEVAIDMLLALHRDVARKVDRANQQLSLLEQR; translated from the coding sequence ATGGAGGATGTTCATGCACGCTTCAGAGATCTTCGCGACGGTCGGCCAGCTGACTACATCCCTGAATTAGCCAAGGCCAATCCCGACGATTTCGGCATCGTCATCGCCACCACCGATGGTCGCCTTTACGAAGTAGGAGATACAGCGAAGGACTTCACGATTCAGTCGATCTCCAAACCATTTGCGTTTGGGCTAGCCCTGAAGCTCCTCTCCTCAGAACACATGCTCGCGAAGGTGGGAGTTGAGCCTTCGGGAGATGCCTTCAACGCCATCAGCCTTCATCCGGTCACGGGGATTCCCCGCAACCCGATGATTAATGCCGGCGCCATTGCCACCACTGCCCTGATCTGGGCCCACGATCCCGAACGAGCGGAATCGCTCCTACTGGATTTCCTCTCCGATATGGCTGGTAACCGCCTTTCTGTTGACGAAGACGTATTCCGCTCCGAGCGAGACACCGGACACCGCAACCGGGCAATCGGGTACCTGCTGCGCAACTCCGATGTGATCACATCTTCACCAGAGCAAGCGCTGGAGCTGTATTTCCGACAGTGTGCAGTGTCGGTGAGCTGCCGCGATCTTGCTGTTATGGCGGCCACTCTTGCCTGTCAAGGGCGAAATCCCATCACGAACGTGGTGGGTCTTGATGCCATGTGCAACACCGATGTCCTCGCGGTGATGGGCAGCTGCGGCATGTACGACTACACAGGCCAGTGGCTCTACAACGTGGGCATGCCTGCGAAGAGTGGTGTCGGCGGTGGCGTGATGGCCGTCGTGCCTGGGCGCCTTGGCATTGCTGTCTACTCACCGCCCCTGGATACCTACGGCAACTCCTGCCGAGGCATCGCTGTTTGTGAGGAGCTGTCGAAACGACTCGAACTGCACCTCTTTAACCAGCCCAATCGCGCTGGAACGGTCATTCGTTCCTCCACCAATGGCCAAAAGCGCTATTCGCGGCGCTGGAGAAGCAAAGTCGATTTAGATCTCCTGAAAGAGCACGGCGAGAAGATCAAGGTGATGCAGGTTCAAGGGGTTCTTGACTTTGCAGCCGTAGAAGAACTGCTGGCCCACCTCGAAGGCAGCACGACGAATGAGTCGTTCGTCGTGCTCGACCTGGCCCAAGTGTTGGCGTTACCGAAAGTCAGTATCCGATTACTTCGCGATGCCCTCAGCAACCTGCAAAAGCAAGGCATTTATTGCCTGGCATGTCGAGGCGAACACCTCAAAAATTTCTGGCCAACGAAGGAAAGCGAAGCCGAGGGCTGGTTCGAAAGCCTCGATAGGGCACTGGAAACGGTCGAGAACCGCCTCCTAGAGCAGCTGCACTCCACACAGGGTGGCGAACGACTCCCCAACAACTCCATCACCTTGTTGGCAGACCTCGGCGAGCAAACCAGGTCTCGTTTGATGGAGCTCCTGGAGCGACGCCATTACAGCCGCAACGATCTGCTGTGCCGCAAAGGTGATGCAGGATCGGAACTCTTTTTAGTGGAGACGGGCCTTATCAGTGCAGGAATCAACAGTTCGAAAGCAAGCAAACGGATCCGCTTCGCCACATTCAGCTCAGGTGTGTGCATCGGTGAAATTGCCTTTCTCAACAACCTGCCCCGCACCGCCGACCTCGTGGCTGATGAGGACAGCACCTGCCTTGTGCTCCACCGCGACACCTTCGAGCAACTTCAGCACGAGGAGCCGGAAGTTGCGATCGACATGCTCTTGGCCCTCCACCGCGACGTAGCACGCAAGGTGGATCGCGCCAATCAACAGCTCAGCCTTCTGGAGCAGCGATGA
- the miaB gene encoding tRNA (N6-isopentenyl adenosine(37)-C2)-methylthiotransferase MiaB has translation MTVSSLTKPLAGAASSPSNRGSYWITTFGCQMNKADSERMAGILQSMGYREASAELDADLVLYNTCTIRDNAEQKVYSYLGRQAQRKRTNPNLTLVVAGCVAQQEGESLLRRVPELDLVMGPQHANRLETLLEQVDSGQQVVATEEHHILEDITTARRDSSICGWVNVIYGCNERCTYCVVPSVRGKEQSRLPEAIKLEMEGLAAQGYKEITLLGQNIDAYGRDLPGITPEGRRQHTLTDLLHHVHDVEGLERIRFATSHPRYFTNRLIDACAELPKLCEHFHIPFQSGDNDVLQAMARGYTVERYRRIIDYIRERMPNAALSADVIVAFPGETDAQYRRTLDLIEAIGFDQVNTAAYSPRPNTPAANWNNQLPEEVKVARLKEINALVEQCARKANARYQGRTEEVLAEGINPKDPTQLMGRTRTNRLTFFSATGADGQRYQAGDLVNVHIDAVRSFSLSGTPMHS, from the coding sequence ATGACAGTTTCATCGTTAACGAAACCACTGGCTGGAGCCGCATCATCTCCCTCCAACCGAGGCAGCTACTGGATCACCACCTTCGGCTGCCAGATGAACAAGGCGGATTCCGAGCGGATGGCGGGGATTCTGCAATCCATGGGCTACCGGGAGGCGAGCGCCGAACTGGATGCCGATCTGGTGCTGTACAACACCTGCACGATTCGCGACAACGCCGAGCAGAAGGTCTACAGCTATCTGGGCCGTCAAGCGCAACGCAAACGGACGAACCCGAATCTCACCCTGGTGGTGGCCGGCTGTGTGGCTCAGCAAGAGGGCGAATCCCTCCTCAGGCGAGTGCCAGAGCTGGATCTGGTGATGGGGCCGCAGCATGCCAACCGACTGGAGACCCTGCTGGAACAGGTGGACAGCGGCCAGCAGGTGGTCGCCACCGAAGAGCACCACATCCTTGAAGACATCACCACCGCCCGGCGCGACAGCAGCATCTGCGGCTGGGTGAACGTGATTTACGGCTGCAACGAGCGCTGCACCTACTGCGTCGTGCCCTCGGTCCGAGGCAAGGAGCAGTCACGACTTCCAGAGGCCATCAAGCTGGAGATGGAAGGACTTGCGGCCCAGGGCTACAAGGAAATCACCTTGCTAGGGCAGAACATCGATGCCTACGGGCGAGATCTGCCGGGCATCACCCCGGAAGGACGCCGGCAGCACACGCTCACCGATCTGCTCCATCACGTGCATGACGTGGAGGGGCTTGAACGCATCCGTTTTGCCACGAGCCACCCGCGCTATTTCACCAATCGCTTGATTGATGCCTGCGCCGAGCTCCCGAAGTTGTGCGAGCACTTCCACATCCCCTTCCAGAGCGGCGACAACGACGTGCTGCAGGCCATGGCTCGGGGCTACACGGTAGAACGTTATCGACGGATCATCGATTACATCCGCGAACGGATGCCCAATGCGGCATTGAGCGCCGATGTGATCGTGGCCTTCCCAGGTGAAACCGACGCGCAATACCGACGCACCCTGGATCTGATCGAGGCGATTGGCTTCGATCAGGTGAACACGGCTGCGTACTCCCCTCGCCCCAACACACCAGCAGCGAACTGGAACAACCAACTACCGGAAGAGGTGAAGGTGGCTCGGCTGAAGGAGATCAACGCCCTGGTGGAGCAGTGCGCCCGCAAGGCGAATGCCCGCTACCAGGGCCGCACCGAGGAAGTGCTGGCGGAAGGCATCAACCCGAAGGACCCCACCCAGCTCATGGGACGGACCCGCACCAACCGACTCACCTTTTTCAGTGCAACCGGAGCTGACGGCCAGCGTTACCAGGCCGGTGATCTGGTGAACGTGCACATCGATGCCGTGCGCTCCTTCTCCCTCAGTGGCACTCCCATGCACAGCTGA
- a CDS encoding D-alanine--D-alanine ligase family protein, which yields MPTSLLRVGVVFGGASGEHDVSIRSATTVIRGLSDPIHQERFQVIPIYIDREGRWWPESVAQQVLDQGRALAAEELPEPLPAPGLRQIPVDANSIDVWYPVLHGPNGEDGTVQGLFTLMQQPFVGSGVLGSAVGMDKLAMKAAFAAAGIPQVPYLGLNASELQDPELLERLLNRLENDLGYPCFVKPANLGSSVGISKVRNRDELLEGLHQAARLDPRVVVEQGVNARELECAVLGRSTLKSSVVGEVRFDSDWYDYETKYTEGLSHTLIPAPLPASVTQHIQAMAIRACRAVHAYGQARVDVFYDEEEGHIWLNEINTLPGFTSQSMYPTLWEASGIGLPQLVAELVESARE from the coding sequence ATGCCGACTTCCCTTCTCCGCGTTGGCGTGGTGTTCGGAGGGGCATCCGGTGAACATGACGTGTCGATCCGATCGGCAACAACCGTGATCCGGGGCCTGTCCGACCCGATCCATCAAGAGCGGTTCCAGGTGATCCCCATCTACATCGACCGCGAGGGTCGTTGGTGGCCTGAATCCGTGGCCCAACAGGTGCTGGACCAAGGGCGAGCGCTTGCGGCCGAGGAACTCCCCGAACCACTTCCCGCTCCTGGGCTGCGCCAGATTCCTGTGGATGCCAACAGCATCGACGTCTGGTATCCGGTGTTGCATGGGCCCAACGGTGAAGACGGCACGGTGCAGGGCCTCTTCACCCTGATGCAACAGCCGTTTGTCGGATCCGGCGTTCTGGGTTCCGCCGTTGGCATGGACAAACTGGCGATGAAAGCCGCCTTTGCCGCGGCTGGAATTCCCCAGGTTCCTTACCTGGGACTGAATGCTTCCGAATTGCAGGATCCCGAGCTTTTAGAGCGGCTACTGAACCGCCTGGAGAACGACCTGGGCTACCCCTGCTTCGTAAAGCCCGCCAATCTCGGTTCATCCGTCGGCATCAGCAAAGTGCGCAACCGCGATGAACTGCTGGAAGGCCTGCATCAGGCTGCAAGGCTCGATCCCCGTGTGGTGGTCGAGCAAGGCGTGAATGCACGGGAGCTTGAATGTGCCGTGCTTGGCCGCAGCACGCTCAAATCATCGGTGGTGGGTGAAGTGCGCTTCGACTCCGACTGGTACGACTACGAGACGAAATACACCGAAGGGCTCAGCCACACGCTGATCCCAGCGCCACTGCCAGCCTCGGTGACGCAACACATTCAGGCCATGGCCATCCGTGCCTGCCGGGCGGTCCATGCCTACGGCCAAGCCCGGGTTGATGTGTTCTACGACGAAGAGGAGGGCCACATCTGGCTCAATGAGATCAACACCCTTCCTGGGTTCACCTCTCAGAGCATGTACCCCACGTTGTGGGAAGCCTCTGGCATTGGTTTGCCACAGCTGGTGGCGGAGCTGGTGGAGTCAGCGCGAGAATGA
- a CDS encoding cell division protein FtsQ/DivIB codes for MARTKPGTREPRSTGPMPPGVERRRRLRQERRRDRLIQIWRITVFSGSAAALAWLLVGAGWSLRSPKQISVQGSARLGTDAVVQAAGLRFPRPLITLEPARLEQRLMAELPVQSVSVQRRLLPPGLDIALEDRRPIAAASRTGARGREQGMVDREGNWMPLTVARQGEAPATAVRVEGWIPSRRAVIASVLERQDQLGSPLLLIQIAPDGDISLRTKALGLIKLGSNQQLLDRQLNTIALLSSSLPDNLRGQTSNAIDLSDPSKPELQLKPEPKAAEEAKTSKP; via the coding sequence ATGGCGCGAACCAAGCCAGGAACGCGTGAGCCCCGAAGCACAGGTCCTATGCCTCCTGGCGTGGAGCGTCGCCGCCGGCTTCGCCAGGAACGACGACGCGACCGGCTGATTCAGATCTGGAGGATCACGGTGTTCAGTGGCAGCGCTGCGGCACTGGCATGGCTATTGGTTGGTGCCGGCTGGAGTTTGCGATCACCGAAGCAGATCTCCGTTCAGGGGAGCGCCCGCTTGGGCACTGATGCGGTCGTCCAGGCCGCCGGTTTGCGCTTCCCACGCCCACTGATCACGCTCGAACCCGCACGGTTGGAACAGCGGCTGATGGCGGAACTCCCCGTTCAATCGGTCTCCGTGCAACGTCGCCTGCTGCCTCCGGGCCTTGACATTGCCCTTGAAGACCGGCGCCCGATTGCCGCCGCCAGCCGAACCGGCGCTCGCGGCAGGGAGCAAGGCATGGTGGATCGAGAGGGCAACTGGATGCCGCTCACGGTGGCGCGCCAGGGGGAAGCGCCTGCCACGGCGGTTCGCGTCGAGGGTTGGATTCCGAGTCGACGCGCTGTCATCGCGTCTGTGCTGGAGCGTCAAGATCAGCTGGGCAGTCCCCTGCTGTTGATCCAGATCGCCCCCGATGGGGACATCAGCCTGCGCACCAAAGCGCTGGGCCTGATCAAGCTCGGTTCCAATCAACAGCTGCTGGACCGGCAGCTGAATACCATCGCTCTGCTGTCCAGCAGCCTGCCGGACAACCTGCGCGGTCAGACCAGTAATGCCATTGATCTTTCGGATCCCTCGAAGCCGGAACTGCAACTGAAACCGGAACCCAAGGCAGCAGAGGAAGCGAAAACGAGCAAACCCTGA
- the ftsZ gene encoding cell division protein FtsZ, whose product MHTHLNGSKPTMEMVSGQMSSSPESAGISPSQSARIEVIGVGGGGSNAVNRMIQSDLEGVAYRVLNTDAQALLQSSAQNRVQLGQTLTRGLGAGGNPSIGQKAAEESRADLQQALQGADLVFIAAGMGGGTGTGAAPVVAEVAKESGALTVGIVTKPFGFEGRRRMRQADEGIARLAEHVDTLIVIPNDRLRDAIGSAPLQEAFRSADDVLRMGVKGITDIITCPGLVNVDFADVRSVMTEAGTALLGIGVGSGRSRAIEAAQTAINSPLLEAARIDGAKGCVINISGGRDMTLEDMTTASEVIYDVVDPEANIIVGAVVDESLEGEIHVTVIATGFENGQPYRTDRSVARSAASSFAAADSQDSGARIPEFLRQRQQRNDADPIK is encoded by the coding sequence ATGCACACGCACCTGAATGGTTCAAAGCCGACGATGGAGATGGTGAGCGGTCAGATGTCCTCTTCTCCTGAATCAGCGGGGATCAGTCCCAGCCAGTCAGCCCGAATCGAGGTGATCGGTGTTGGCGGTGGTGGCAGCAATGCCGTGAACCGAATGATCCAGAGCGACCTGGAGGGCGTGGCCTACCGGGTGCTCAACACGGATGCTCAGGCTCTGTTGCAGTCATCAGCGCAGAACCGCGTCCAGCTCGGCCAGACCTTGACCCGCGGCCTGGGTGCCGGCGGCAATCCCAGCATCGGTCAGAAAGCTGCGGAAGAGTCCCGTGCTGATCTTCAACAGGCGCTCCAGGGCGCAGACCTGGTGTTTATCGCAGCCGGCATGGGTGGCGGCACCGGCACCGGAGCAGCACCAGTGGTGGCCGAAGTCGCCAAGGAAAGCGGTGCGCTCACCGTCGGCATCGTCACAAAGCCCTTTGGATTCGAAGGACGCCGGCGCATGCGTCAGGCCGATGAAGGCATTGCCCGACTGGCCGAGCACGTGGACACGCTGATCGTGATCCCCAACGATCGACTCCGCGATGCCATCGGCAGCGCCCCTCTGCAGGAAGCCTTCCGCAGCGCGGACGATGTCCTGCGGATGGGTGTGAAAGGCATCACCGACATCATCACCTGCCCTGGCCTGGTGAATGTTGACTTCGCCGATGTGCGCTCGGTGATGACCGAAGCCGGCACAGCCCTTCTCGGCATCGGTGTGGGATCAGGCCGCTCCCGTGCCATCGAAGCGGCTCAGACCGCAATCAACAGTCCCTTGCTGGAGGCAGCCCGCATCGATGGCGCCAAGGGATGTGTGATCAACATCAGTGGCGGCCGAGACATGACCCTCGAGGACATGACCACCGCCTCGGAAGTGATCTACGACGTGGTCGATCCTGAAGCCAACATCATTGTTGGCGCGGTGGTGGATGAGAGCCTCGAAGGTGAGATTCACGTAACGGTGATCGCCACCGGGTTCGAGAACGGTCAGCCCTATCGCACAGATCGCAGCGTTGCCCGTTCAGCGGCATCGTCGTTCGCCGCAGCCGATTCGCAAGATTCCGGCGCTCGCATTCCCGAATTTCTGCGGCAGCGTCAGCAAAGGAATGACGCCGATCCGATCAAGTGA